A segment of the Candidatus Poribacteria bacterium genome:
ACGCTCTCTACTACTACGTGAAACGGATGTCCCTCAACCTTTTGAGAATCCTGATGAGGTGCGCGCCGCTGCCGATAGCGATGATAACGGTATTCCTGAAGATGATATAAACATCGTCGGACGCGTTGATGTGACACAAACTCGGTTTGAAGATCCCACTATCTTTGATGGGATTGATGTTGATAGCGAATTCTTTGATCCAAACAACTTCCATTATTACTACGCTGTTGTGCCTGTTGATGCGATAGGACTTATGGGCACGCCGAGCATTGCTCCGAACGGTATTATCCCAAGCGTGGATACCACAAGCGCAGCACCTGCTTTCTTTATTGATACCCAACCGCACGGCACGGGTGAGTGGCGGGTTGAAGTCCAAAGCACGCGACCGCTACAAGCCGCACCCCACTTGATAGCGGAGAGTCCTGATAACAACGATTATACTGTCGTTTTAACACAGGAAACTGAGACGAAATGGCTTGGAACACTCCGAACAAACGGATTTCCGCCGACGGGTATCTATCTCTATAAAATTCGTGGACAATCCGCTGCTGGTGTAACAGGCACCCAAATCTGGCAGGGACGAACTTTCAACTATATTGCGAACAGCGCGCATCGGAATGTTATGGTGGCACCGAACCCGCTTTATGCAGGGCAGGGTAAACACCTCACCTTCTATCCGAAGGGATTGACTATTGAAATCTACGATGCTTTGGGAAATTTAATCAAAGTGCTGAATAGTGCATCTGAATGGGATTGCACAAACGCACGTGGCGAAATGGTCTGCACTGGGCTATATTTCTTCCGGGCAACCGATGAGAACGGATTCCAGAGTACCGGCAAATTCTGTATAGTAAAATGATGGAAAGTTTTCAGTTTTCAGTTTTCAGTTTTCAGTTAAAGAGGAATCTGATGTGTATCAGGGGTCTCTTACCGAAAACCATTATATTCCTTTTACTTTTTCTCGTGGGTTGTGGGGATGAGGGCCTGGTTGATCCGCACGGTGAAACAACGCTGCCACCGCCTGAGACAACAGGTTTCCATGCTGTTGATTTTCCAACGGCTACAGGCTCTGCGTGGACCTATATCAATGTTGATACCAATCAGGAATTTACAGTCCGGGTTGAAGGCACGCGCGATATCAGTGGCACAACACATCGACAGATGACGATTGGCGCACTTACGACTGAGAAACCGGACGAGTTCACCCTCGAGGCTGTTGACCACTTGTCAGCGAATGCCTATTATTTACGGTTGGACACCGAGTTTCATGAAGACTTCCCGTATCCACTTTTAGCCACTTACTTTTTCAAAACCCCGCAGGCGTTGATAGAATCCGCTTTCGACATTGTTCTTCCTATTGATAATCCGATATATCACCAAAAGCATTTCCCGCCGCGCCGTCTATTAGATTTTCCGCTGGAAGTCGGGAAAGAGTGGGTCGTTTTTGAGAAGACTGTTGGCATACCTGTCACGGTCACACGCTATGTAGCAGGCAAAAATGAACGGGTCACCGTCCCCGCGGGTAGTTACACCACTTATGTGGTTCATGAAGAGGTGGTTTACGGGGATAGCCCGGAACCGTCGGCTTTCTTGATTAGTCCGCCCGCAGTTTATTGGATCGCGCCATCCGTTGGGATCGTCCAGTATCGTTACAGCCGTTACCGCGCCACTGCTGAACTCTTCTCACAGACTTTCGCTTTGAAGAGTGTTTATCTGCCTGAATAGTTATCAGTTATCAGTGGAATAGCCATCAGCAGTCAGCAGTCGGAAACCGTTCGCTTTCAGGCACGCTTTTGTCGCAATCAGACTTCTTACCGATGCCACAAGTCTTATGAACACACAAACAAAGTTACTGATGGCTGACAGTTTCCGAAAGCCGATAGCCATTCCCACTGACAACCATTTAGCACATCGGAACGTTCCAATTACCATCATCGGTGGCGGGATACATGGTGTCGCTATTGCGATTCGGCTGCTCCGTGACATGCCGACAGCAGCGAAATACCTCGCAATCCTTGACCGACATCCGCAACCTCTTGTCCAGTGGCGATGTAAAACGGAACGCCAAGGCATGACCTTTCTCCGTTCCCCTGCTGTTCATCACATTACGCCTGATGCGTTGGGTATCGTTGAATACGCAGAGCGTCACAACCGAACAAATGAATTGGCACCGCCATATTCACAACCCTCTACGCAACTCTTTTGGGATTTCTGCAACGCTGCGCTTGCCGAATTGGAGACGCGCAAGGTCTATTATCAGTTTGATGTGGCAAAATTGCGGTGGGACAAAGGCGCGGGTCGGTTTCCGTTCCGCATCATCTCAACGAATAATCAAGGGTTTCGGAGTCGTTGTGTCATCCTTGCTATCGGGGCTGACGACTGTGCTTATGTGCCACCCGAGTTCGTCCAATGGCAACGTCGGTACCCCGATAGGGTTTTACACGCCTCTCAATTTACAGTGAATTGTGAGGAGGCGCGAGATAGTAAAGACAAAATTGTTATTGTTGGTGGTGGATTAACGGCAGGGACACTTGCGAAGAGTCTCAGCGTGCGCGGACATAGTATAGCATTGATTGCTCGGAAGCAGTTAAAGACGGAACAATTCGATTTTCCGCCGGTGTGGTTAGGTCCCAAAGCACTCACCGAGTTTGCGAACGAAACCGATTTTCGGCGACGCTACGGGATAATTCAGCAGAACAGAGGGGAAGGGAGCATTACGCCTGATATTATGGAGGTGTTGCTGGATACTCCGAATGTTGACATCTATCCTAAGACCTGTATCCGAAACATCGTTGCGACGGGAAAGTATCCGCAAACACAAAGGCTGCGGGTTGAGACGACGCGTGGTGTCATCGCTGACGTATCTCGCGTTATCCTCGCAACGGGATATCGATTTGACCTTCGCTGTTATGGATTTTTGAGAGAACTAATCACACAACATCAAGTTCCGCTTGTGTGTGGACTCCCACAGCTTGATACGGATTTACAACTCCATCCAATTGAGAATCTCTTCGGAACTGGCACCATCGCGCAGCTTCAGATAGGTCCGGCTTCAGGCAACATCGCTGGTGCGAATCTCGCTTATGAACGCCTTCGCGAACAATTGCTCTTATATCTGTAGATGCAATTCTCAATTGTTTCTTTTAGATGCTTGGAGCCGCCGCAGCCAATTTTTTCCAGCGCGGGAGAAACGCCTCTGTTAAAAAACTGTCAAGCTGCCAGATATTCTGCTGCGGGTTTTTTTCAAAATAGGTGCCCATCGCCAATACCAAGATATCCTTGAAACCACACGGTGTTTCGATCTGTGAAAGATCTTTATACGCCTGAATAAGGGCGGTGTGAATGCGGAGAAAGTTCAGTGCCGCGAAGCTAAACGCGTTCAGTTTCAATTGACCGGTTTCGGTTTGTTCCCAACACCATTCCGGTTGATAAAAGGAGTGAAGCTGCTCTTTACAGAGTTCGACAGCCCTACTGAGGACTTGCGAAAGCTCCGTGTGTCGTGTCGTATTGTTTGGAATATCAAGTTTTTCGCAAATTTCCTTATGTAATTGCTGTTGTGTCGATTCAGAGGCAACCCAATTTTGGAAAACTTCGGAGGCATGCCCAAAGCAAGTGCGTAAGTCGACGAGGGTCAAGTCCAGTTTACTCGGAAATGCTTTGAGTAGGGAGGAACTCGGCAACAGATGTTCCTGTTCAGGGTGTAATTCCAAAAACTTGTATTCTACGACATCCGCGAGCATTTCTGCGAGAATAGGCGTGAAGGCGATGATTGTGCGTTCGTACAATTCCGCATCAATAAATTGCTGTAGTTTGACTGCATCAAGTTCTATTGCTCCGGTCTCATTTTTGACAAATGTATCAGCGAACGAAGTCTGCTTCCCCATAACGGAAGCCGTTTCCGTTAAGGATAGTGGACGTTTGAACAAAGTTAATTCCGTGTAAGGTGCCTCAAAGTCGAGTAGACTTTCCTGCCACTGATGTCCCCAAGTATCGTGAATTAGATATTTGTCAAGTTCTGCTAAGGGAAGAACGCCAATCATACGCGTCAGTGTGGACGTGACCAATTCCAAAGGCAGTTCGGTGTCAGCGGAGATCTGCTGACGCAAGTTTAAGTCTAAATCGTCTGCGTCAAAAGTTCCGAACACGGGGAAATGTGCAAAGGGTTCAACCTCCCAAATTTTTCGGAGGAATTTTTCATGATAGGCTGTAGGGTGTTGTGGTGAATTGTGTTCTCCACTCTGTTCCGCTGTGGAGGTGTTGGCCTCCTGTGCCTTCTCCTGTGGCTCAGTTGGGAGACAAAAATAGAGGGCGGAGGAAGTTTTCACCAGTTTCACATCGCCTGTTTCAAAAGGCGCGCCCGGATATAAAGACTGAAAAAGTTGTAAAATACCTGTGTCGAGTTTCGGGTTATCGGACACCAGATTAAAGCGCGTTTCTAAACTCTTCATAATTTGATGCCGATGGCGAAGTGGACTCGTTCGTGTGGCCAGTTGCTCGGTTAGCCTATCCAGAGTTACCGAATCCAGATTGAATGTCCGTTGGAGCCGGGTTTTTAAATTTTCTCGTTTGTCTGAGGTCGTCGGAGCATCGGGCGTAAAGAGTGTGAAGGTTTTGGAACCGGCGGTATCTAAATTTTCAATCTCTGGATGATGTACTAAAGCTGGATAGTGTTCAAGGGATAGCCAAACAGCTTCAACGAAGGCGGTGTCTAAAATCGCCTCATCGCAATATCTCGGTACTTGTCTCGCACGGGCACGCGTATCGGCTATTAATTCATTATGATGTGTGTAGAATGTTTTGAGCGTTTCGGTTGAATCGGTTTTCTGTTCTTTTTTTTCTTTATTGATTTGCTGTGTGAGTAATTCAAATATCTTTAAACGTTCTAAAACAGGTTCCCAGCTGCTGGAGATGTTATCGTGGTGCCATGTGTATAGCGTCATAATTTTCTTCCTTTGATTTATTTTTCTTCGGATTCCTCATCTTTTGTTTGAGAGGTATCATAATCATGAGATAGTGTTAATTCTCGTATCTTCGCATCAACTTGTTTGGCAAAAGTAAGACTTTCGTCGAGTTCTGATCGGAGGCGTGTAAGTTCTGTCTCATCGCTTTCAGGATTGAGCGTTAGCACCCTGGCGTAGAGGTGTGAAAGTTGAATGATCGTCTGTTGAACATCTTTAATCTGTTGTTCTCGATGTTGTTGAAGCACACTTTTAACGGTAGTCCCCAATTGCGTCCCCGTTGATTTTTGGTGCATTTTAAGCGTGTCTTTCAAACACTCGACTGCTTGTGTAAAGAGTTCAGAAACTTTGTTGGTAATGTCGGCTCTGACGGTAATCGGAAGGGTTCCCATCCATCCGTCTCCACCTGCTTCCTCCTGAAAGGATGTGTGCAAGGCGCGGAGTTCTTCGAGCATCGTCTCTGTTCGTGCATCGCCATCGGCTTCAAGTTGTTCACGTAAAGAGTTCAGGGCTTCTTCTTGCTTTTGATGGACCTCCTGAAGAATCTCGCTATGAACCTGTTTGGCTATGTCGTCTGTG
Coding sequences within it:
- a CDS encoding SidA/IucD/PvdA family monooxygenase; the encoded protein is MNTQTKLLMADSFRKPIAIPTDNHLAHRNVPITIIGGGIHGVAIAIRLLRDMPTAAKYLAILDRHPQPLVQWRCKTERQGMTFLRSPAVHHITPDALGIVEYAERHNRTNELAPPYSQPSTQLFWDFCNAALAELETRKVYYQFDVAKLRWDKGAGRFPFRIISTNNQGFRSRCVILAIGADDCAYVPPEFVQWQRRYPDRVLHASQFTVNCEEARDSKDKIVIVGGGLTAGTLAKSLSVRGHSIALIARKQLKTEQFDFPPVWLGPKALTEFANETDFRRRYGIIQQNRGEGSITPDIMEVLLDTPNVDIYPKTCIRNIVATGKYPQTQRLRVETTRGVIADVSRVILATGYRFDLRCYGFLRELITQHQVPLVCGLPQLDTDLQLHPIENLFGTGTIAQLQIGPASGNIAGANLAYERLREQLLLYL